CCTCTCCGGACGGGAAATATCTCGCCGTGCACGACGATGGAGACGATCTTTATCTCTACGAGATAGAGACCAAGCGGAAGACGCTTATCAAGTCTTCGTCGGTTGAGACGGGATTCTTAATGTATACCGTATCGTGGGCTCCGGACGGCCGGCAATTGGCTTACATTTGGAGAGCCCCCAAGCACTTCAACGAGCTTTGGATATGGATCATGGGTGCGGCCGAGCCCCGACTCGTCTGCCAAGACCTTCAGGCCGATCTCGGCAATATCGCGGGGTGGTCGCCCGATCAAAGCTGGATTTATGTCCAGTACTATGAAAAGCAGCGGAGCGCGGGCTTTCCCAAAGCCTTAGGACGGATATCCGCCGCCTCGGGCCGGCTTGAAAAGATCTGCGCCCTCGACAAGAGCCAGTTCAATATGCGGCTGTCTCCCGACGGCAAGTATCTGGCTTTCAACGTTGATCCGACGCCGCAGGATCATGAGATCCGGATCGTGACCGCGGACGGGCAAAAGCAGAGCGTGCTTTGGAAGCATCAAGGCAACGATATCTTTCTCACTTGGACCCCCGACGGGAAGTCCATTATCTATGCCAGCGTCAACATCGGTCAAAAAGAGCTTTGGCGGCTCGGCTTGGAAAACGGCCTGCCGGCGGGGCCTCCCAAGTCCATCCATTTGTTCGGTGCGAACGTTGAGTCCGTATGGCCGACCCGGACGGGGGCGCTCTTTATCAAAACGGCGCTCTCGGGCCAGGATGCCTGCACGGCCCAGATCGATCTGAATTCCGGGGAGTTGATCCGTCCCGTTCAAGTCATCGAGCCTGAAACATTGGGTTGGACCTCTTCGCCGTTTTGGTCGGCGGACGGAGGGGCGCTCGCCTATTTCTACCAGAAGGATGACGATTTGACGACTCGATTCCGGTTCGATCATCTCAAAATCAAATCCATCGCTACCGGAAGGGTCGACGAATACCGGCTCGATTTTTTGGCCGATCCCGCCAGCGGGCCGTTGCCTCGCTGGTCGGCCGACGGGAAAACGATTTTCGTTCTGGGAAAAAAGAACGACGCTCTCGGGCTTGTAGCCTACGATCTAGGAAAAAAAATGAGCCGGATTCTTCTTGAGGATCGAGACATCGCCGCGTTCGCGGCCGATGGGAAGGTCGTTTACTTGGATCGAACGACCGGGAAGAAGCCCACGGAGGCTTTCGATACTCTACTCCGTAAAGACCTCTTGACGGGGACGGAATCCGTCATTTACTCCTGTTCGGTCGGCGAGGGTATCGGACGAGTCCGGCTTTCCGGCGACGCGTCGATGATCGGTTTCTACTCAGTGGCCTTCATGGATATGGAATCCGCAGGTGTCTTCGTCATCCCGGCCGCTCCCGAAAGGACGCTGACAAAGAAGGACGCTCGTTTCTTCCGGGGCACGGTCTTCTTTGATTGGGGCCCCGCCGGAAAGGGAATACTCGTTCGCCGGCAAGTGACGGTCGAAAATCGATTGACTCTCCAGCTCGCTTATTTTCCGGAGGTTGACCCGGCCCTGAATCCCATTCCTATCGATCTAGCGGCGTTCTGGTCCACGTTGGCTTTTCACCCGGACGGAAAAACCATCGCTTTCACCCAAGCCACGAAGCGGGGCGAGTTCTGGAGCTTAACGAATTACCTGCCCCGCAAGTAATTCGGTTTAGGGGGTTATCATGAAGCTTAAACGAGACAGGGCTGGAAGTGTTTCCGGTCGAGTTTTTGCCTTGGCGGCGTTGCTTGTGATCGTCGCGTCGATTATGGCTCCAGCTGATCAAGCGGTGAACCCTAATCGGGTGAAGCCGCGGCACGCAGACGCTTACCGAACCAGAGCCCTGACTCCGGTCCTGACGATCTCCGACGACGGAGGCGGCTACTATTTTAAACGGCCATTCCTGATCGCTATAGGTCCAGACGAGTCTCTCTATGTCGCGGACGAGAATCAGCTTCTCGGCTTCGACGCCCAAGGACGATTCGTCCGGAACTATTTCCGCCGGGGACAAGGACCGGGCGAATTGAGCCGGGTCTCCGGATTCGCCGCAATCGGCGGGATGCTTGTCGTTCACAACATGTATCCCAGCAAAATCGTCCGGTTCGGACTCGACGGCAAGATCTTAGCCGATTTTCCCGTGCCCGCGAGCGGCCGATCCTATCGCTTTCGGGGAGCGTCCGGACGAACGGGGTGTCTTATCGGCTGGGGCATGCCGGATCTGCAGACCGTTCAGGGATCCGAAGCCATTCTGGATCAGCCGAATCCCATTGCGGCCGTCGATTTGGAAGGGGGTGGGCTGAAAACTTGGTCCTCTTTCCCGACCCGCGTCTTCGTGCAAAAGGCGGAAAAGGGGGGCGGCGCCATGATCCCCATGGGGAAAATCTATACCGCCATGGATGGGAAATATTTGGCCGTCTCTCATACGGACGAATACGCCATTAAAATCTTGGACCTGGAAACCGGCTCCTTGATCCGGACGATCACGCGGGACTATGCCCGAGTCAAGATCTCCCCCGAGGATCGGCGG
This DNA window, taken from Candidatus Aminicenantes bacterium, encodes the following:
- a CDS encoding 6-bladed beta-propeller, yielding MNPNRVKPRHADAYRTRALTPVLTISDDGGGYYFKRPFLIAIGPDESLYVADENQLLGFDAQGRFVRNYFRRGQGPGELSRVSGFAAIGGMLVVHNMYPSKIVRFGLDGKILADFPVPASGRSYRFRGASGRTGCLIGWGMPDLQTVQGSEAILDQPNPIAAVDLEGGGLKTWSSFPTRVFVQKAEKGGGAMIPMGKIYTAMDGKYLAVSHTDEYAIKILDLETGSLIRTITRDYARVKISPEDRRAMEGGPMIGNKVVQPPIPKFAADITGLFFHGHEIWAATSTRVAGKGALIDVFSLDGTYLDCFYLQLPAPPDRNVEQPDPQVIQGDILASIERSADDAYVVRKYRIGK